One region of Faecalibacter bovis genomic DNA includes:
- a CDS encoding Yip1 family protein yields MTPEQKEARIKELQDELARRKAKLEKVHEKYDNMYLKFVEEGKLTREQAIREMEKYNRTDSNAYRALIQGIEDVVLEEQKVNELLIVENLIQEDAEYLKNVFNIDVNNIVKPTEEDFNRRLELSSKSSLNKAEKEEYDKLGDKILAFNVARGTMVKDGISLMDLIYKKNELLKNHKSLEKFLDKKEDTIKTIEENKNILAEEKITPKINITDKINLSNNISTSQKHKNEDENAFALIVTFNSIFMITALITHIWTVIIAFTQAGIIGGVLTFILPFLSEIYWMIKMFGVNDTYAYIALAHIILAIPLSLLSKS; encoded by the coding sequence ATGACCCCTGAACAAAAAGAAGCTCGTATTAAAGAACTGCAAGATGAGTTAGCAAGAAGAAAAGCTAAACTTGAAAAAGTTCATGAAAAGTATGACAATATGTATTTAAAATTTGTCGAAGAGGGAAAACTTACAAGAGAGCAAGCAATTCGAGAAATGGAGAAATACAATCGTACAGATTCTAATGCATATAGAGCTTTAATACAAGGTATTGAAGATGTTGTTTTAGAAGAGCAGAAAGTAAATGAACTTTTAATAGTGGAAAATCTTATTCAAGAAGATGCTGAATATTTAAAAAATGTGTTTAACATTGATGTAAACAACATTGTTAAACCAACAGAGGAAGATTTTAATAGAAGATTAGAACTTTCAAGTAAAAGCTCTTTAAATAAAGCTGAAAAAGAGGAGTATGACAAATTAGGAGATAAAATTTTAGCATTTAATGTAGCGAGAGGAACAATGGTTAAAGATGGGATTTCTTTAATGGACCTTATTTATAAAAAAAATGAACTATTAAAAAATCATAAATCCCTAGAAAAATTCCTAGATAAAAAAGAGGACACTATTAAAACTATAGAAGAAAACAAAAACATTTTAGCTGAAGAAAAGATAACACCAAAAATTAATATTACTGATAAAATTAATTTATCAAATAATATATCAACATCTCAAAAACACAAAAATGAGGATGAGAATGCCTTTGCTTTAATAGTAACATTTAATTCCATTTTTATGATAACAGCTTTAATTACCCATATATGGACTGTAATAATTGCATTTACTCAAGCTGGTATAATCGGAGGTGTTCTGACTTTTATTTTACCTTTTTTATCTGAAATATATTGGATGATAAAAATGTTTGGAGTTAATGACACTTATGCATATATAGCATTAGCACATATCATTTTAGCAATACCTCTTAGTCTATTATCTAAATCTTAA
- a CDS encoding DUF4339 domain-containing protein, with protein sequence MQRKYFIRENGKNIGYTFSELKNKKLNKSTKIWIEGSDKWIRLDMIPELNEISETINENENKNYIYIIIVIILSIILAIFFSVKNFTKENNSINNNVSEKENNIDSTIVESPDMFLDSTARIEDTAFFDNNYYSPIHMNNYVYVLLKTKLKKYSGEEYYTNVSEIQEFNNPSKDELNLFKDRVISHYLNSIDAKVYKGEILEAELFSFNNYSEASNNRNKFLIKNDNYTDYTENTSYQPGFYYVIASANYPVYFHNTPNFNDRRNARFTTIEKIYVEKFSGNFAYVEFTNSENKTSKGWIEIEYLDLIK encoded by the coding sequence ATGCAACGTAAATATTTCATAAGAGAAAATGGTAAAAATATTGGATACACATTTTCAGAATTAAAGAATAAAAAATTAAACAAAAGCACTAAAATCTGGATTGAAGGTTCAGACAAATGGATTCGTCTAGATATGATTCCTGAACTAAATGAAATTAGTGAAACAATTAATGAGAATGAGAATAAGAATTATATTTATATAATCATAGTTATAATTCTAAGTATAATTTTGGCAATATTTTTCTCTGTAAAAAATTTTACTAAAGAAAATAATTCTATTAACAACAATGTTAGCGAAAAAGAAAATAATATTGATTCTACTATTGTTGAATCTCCTGATATGTTTTTAGATTCAACTGCAAGAATTGAAGATACTGCATTTTTTGACAACAATTATTATTCTCCAATACATATGAATAATTATGTTTATGTTCTATTAAAAACAAAACTTAAAAAATATTCTGGAGAAGAATATTACACAAACGTTAGTGAAATTCAAGAGTTTAACAACCCTTCTAAAGATGAATTAAATCTTTTTAAGGATAGGGTTATTAGTCATTATTTAAATTCAATTGATGCTAAAGTTTATAAAGGTGAAATTTTAGAAGCTGAATTATTCTCCTTCAATAATTATAGTGAAGCTAGTAATAATCGTAATAAATTTCTAATTAAAAATGATAATTATACCGATTATACAGAAAATACATCCTATCAACCAGGTTTTTATTATGTAATAGCTTCAGCAAATTACCCAGTCTATTTTCACAATACACCAAACTTTAATGATAGAAGAAATGCAAGATTCACAACTATTGAAAAAATATACGTTGAAAAATTTTCTGGAAATTTTGCATATGTAGAATTCACTAACTCTGAAAATAAAACGTCTAAAGGATGGATTGAAATTGAATATTTAGATCTTATAAAATAA
- a CDS encoding type I restriction endonuclease subunit R encodes MTTQSEQALENKLIHQLTENGYEQVCIKDEVDLIQNLKVQLEKFNQTHYTDQEFKQILNHLSKPLNPFDKAKVLRDKFSFKNDANETVYVSFINSENWCDNVYQVTNQITVEGEYKTRFDVTLLINGLPLVQIELKKRGLELREAFNQVHRYNLHSYGSGYGLFQYIQLFIISNGANTKYYTYSKEPKFEFTFYWTDEKNKRISDLEDFAHIFLDKCHVSKMITRYMVLHEGNKQIMVLRPYQYYAVENIVEKVKTSTNNGYIWHTTGSGKTLTSFKASQILSRIPKVDKVVFCVDRSDLDYQTQREFNEFSPGSVDSTENTKTLVKHFNDNNTKLIVTTIQKLNTAISKEHHKKLMDELAEKRIVFIFDECHRSQFGDTHKRIVKFFRNHQLFGFTGTPIFAENASTKKGVKLLTKDLFGERLHEYVITDAISDGNVLPFSIEYVGRYTYKDTSKNNLDIEVEDIDTTELLESDVRIEKIANYIIANHSHKTKNKLFTAMFCISNTKTLIKYFDTFRRLENEGKHNLKIATIFSYTANENPTEDESGQIPEEALEYSNAKIDIHTRQVLDTYIEEYNKEFGTNYSTKDSQSFNDYYKNVAKRVRDKEIDVLFVVNMFLTGFDSPSLNTLYVDKKLKYHGLIQAFSRTNRLKGDKKSHGQIVSFRNLKTATDDAIALFSNKEAKEVIIVPPLEDFVEQFNEGVKNLLAITPTVSSVDDLYSEDEKLRFVKVFRDLLRLKNRMEGFSDFSFDDLMMNEQTFMNYVSKYQDLKQNALKQNKDSILNEVDFQLELLHKDEVNVNYILRLLANLEEDTEIDPQHKDKRQNEILSMVEADPLLRTKRELIERFISEQLTIINKGADITDLYQNFVEVEKKKEFKELVQTENLDENKFEETLETYMFSGRFPTNTELVNTLQDKPSFRERRTIGERLTERVTNFVDRYLR; translated from the coding sequence ATGACAACCCAATCTGAACAAGCTTTAGAAAACAAATTAATCCACCAATTAACGGAAAATGGATACGAGCAAGTATGCATTAAAGATGAGGTAGATTTAATTCAAAATCTAAAAGTACAATTAGAGAAATTCAACCAAACACATTATACAGACCAAGAGTTTAAGCAAATACTTAATCATTTATCCAAACCCTTAAATCCTTTCGATAAAGCAAAGGTATTAAGAGATAAATTTTCGTTTAAAAACGATGCCAACGAAACGGTTTACGTATCATTTATCAACAGCGAAAATTGGTGCGATAACGTGTATCAAGTAACCAATCAGATTACAGTAGAAGGCGAATACAAAACTCGTTTTGATGTTACGTTATTAATCAACGGTTTGCCATTGGTACAAATCGAACTGAAGAAACGTGGGTTAGAATTAAGAGAAGCTTTTAACCAAGTGCATCGTTACAATTTGCACAGTTACGGAAGTGGTTACGGATTGTTTCAATACATCCAACTATTCATCATCAGTAACGGAGCCAATACCAAATATTACACCTACAGCAAAGAGCCAAAATTCGAGTTTACATTTTATTGGACAGACGAGAAGAACAAGCGTATTTCTGATTTAGAAGATTTTGCACACATATTTTTAGACAAATGTCACGTTTCTAAAATGATAACACGCTATATGGTGTTACACGAAGGAAACAAGCAAATTATGGTTTTAAGACCATATCAATATTATGCCGTAGAAAACATTGTAGAAAAGGTTAAAACCTCTACAAACAACGGTTATATATGGCATACTACAGGTTCAGGAAAAACCTTAACATCATTTAAAGCAAGTCAAATTTTATCACGCATTCCAAAAGTAGATAAAGTTGTTTTTTGTGTGGACAGAAGCGATTTGGATTATCAAACCCAACGAGAATTTAATGAGTTTAGTCCTGGTTCTGTCGATTCTACAGAGAATACAAAAACCTTAGTTAAACATTTTAACGATAACAACACCAAACTTATCGTTACAACCATACAAAAACTGAATACAGCCATCTCAAAAGAACATCATAAGAAATTGATGGATGAATTGGCTGAAAAGCGTATTGTTTTCATTTTTGATGAATGCCACCGTAGTCAGTTCGGAGATACCCATAAACGAATTGTAAAGTTTTTTAGAAACCATCAATTATTTGGTTTTACTGGTACTCCAATTTTTGCAGAAAATGCTTCTACCAAAAAAGGTGTGAAGTTATTAACCAAAGATTTGTTTGGAGAACGATTACACGAATATGTAATTACTGACGCTATTAGCGATGGAAATGTATTGCCCTTTTCTATCGAATACGTTGGTCGATACACCTACAAAGATACTTCGAAAAACAATCTTGATATTGAGGTAGAAGACATCGACACGACAGAATTATTAGAAAGTGATGTACGCATAGAAAAGATTGCTAATTATATCATAGCTAATCATTCGCATAAAACAAAGAATAAGCTGTTTACAGCGATGTTTTGCATTAGTAATACCAAAACCTTAATCAAGTATTTTGACACGTTCAGAAGGCTTGAAAACGAAGGCAAACACAATTTAAAGATTGCTACGATTTTCAGTTATACAGCAAACGAAAATCCAACAGAAGACGAATCAGGACAAATCCCTGAAGAAGCTTTAGAATATAGCAATGCAAAGATTGATATTCATACACGCCAAGTCTTAGATACTTACATTGAGGAATACAACAAAGAATTTGGAACGAATTATTCAACCAAAGACAGTCAATCCTTCAACGATTATTATAAAAACGTTGCAAAACGTGTAAGAGATAAAGAGATTGATGTATTGTTTGTTGTGAATATGTTTTTAACTGGGTTTGATTCGCCATCGTTAAATACATTATACGTGGATAAGAAACTGAAATATCATGGTTTGATTCAAGCTTTTTCACGTACCAACCGTTTAAAAGGCGATAAAAAATCGCATGGACAAATTGTATCTTTTAGAAACCTGAAAACAGCGACAGATGATGCGATTGCTTTATTCTCGAACAAAGAAGCTAAGGAAGTAATTATAGTACCACCGTTAGAAGATTTTGTAGAACAGTTTAACGAAGGTGTAAAGAACCTTTTAGCGATTACGCCAACAGTTAGCAGTGTAGATGATTTGTATTCGGAAGATGAGAAATTACGCTTTGTAAAAGTCTTCAGAGATTTGTTGCGTTTAAAGAACCGAATGGAAGGTTTTAGCGACTTCAGTTTTGATGATTTAATGATGAATGAACAAACGTTTATGAATTATGTATCCAAGTATCAAGACCTAAAGCAAAACGCTTTAAAACAAAATAAAGATTCGATTTTAAACGAGGTTGATTTTCAGTTAGAACTTTTGCATAAAGATGAGGTAAATGTTAATTACATTTTACGCCTTTTAGCTAACTTAGAAGAAGATACAGAGATAGACCCACAGCATAAAGATAAACGACAAAATGAAATTTTATCAATGGTTGAAGCTGACCCATTGCTTAGAACAAAACGAGAATTAATAGAACGATTTATTTCTGAACAATTAACCATCATCAATAAGGGTGCTGATATTACAGATTTGTATCAAAATTTTGTTGAGGTCGAGAAGAAAAAGGAATTTAAAGAATTGGTGCAAACAGAAAATTTAGACGAAAACAAGTTTGAAGAAACGTTAGAAACGTATATGTTTTCAGGTAGATTTCCAACAAATACCGAATTAGTAAATACTTTACAAGATAAACCATCCTTCAGAGAACGTAGAACCATTGGAGAACGTTTAACGGAACGTGTGACAAATTTTGTAGATAGATATTTGAGGTAA
- a CDS encoding restriction endonuclease subunit S: MENLQPKLRFPEFKDEWKYKYLKDIGHIVGGGTPSTTVDKYWNGDINWFTPTEINSKYVTSSKRKITELAVSKSSAKILPKGSILLTTRATIGECSICLEESTTNQGFQSIVVNSFNSNEFVYYLINTTKNELIKKSSGSTFLEISKKKIETIEQYFPSLPEQTKIADFLGAVDKQLELLTTKKEKLQLYKKGVMQKLFSQEIRFTKEDGTNYPDWEEKTLGEVATFFNGRAYKQSELLDNGKYPVLRVGNFFSNNSWYYSDLELDNNKYCSEGDLLYAWSASFGPKIWKGDKVIYHYHIWKVEEKVLMNKTFLYHFLNFNTEIIKNKSANGLAMMHITKGAIEAWNIFIPNLDEQIKIADFLTAIDNQIEAINNQITKTENYKKGLLQQMFV, translated from the coding sequence ATGGAAAATTTACAACCCAAATTAAGATTTCCTGAGTTTAAAGATGAGTGGAAATATAAATATCTTAAAGATATCGGACATATAGTTGGTGGAGGAACTCCAAGTACAACAGTTGATAAATATTGGAATGGAGATATAAATTGGTTTACACCAACAGAAATCAATTCAAAATATGTAACATCTTCTAAAAGAAAGATAACTGAATTAGCTGTTAGTAAGTCTTCAGCTAAAATTTTACCGAAAGGTAGTATCTTATTGACTACAAGAGCCACTATTGGTGAATGCTCGATTTGTTTAGAAGAATCAACAACAAATCAAGGTTTTCAATCTATAGTTGTAAATAGTTTTAATAGCAATGAATTTGTATATTACTTAATTAATACCACTAAAAATGAATTAATTAAAAAATCTTCAGGTTCAACATTTCTCGAAATTAGTAAGAAAAAAATAGAGACAATTGAACAATATTTCCCATCCCTACCCGAGCAAACCAAAATCGCTGATTTTTTAGGTGCTGTGGATAAGCAATTGGAACTTTTAACAACTAAAAAAGAAAAGTTACAACTGTACAAAAAAGGAGTGATGCAAAAGCTATTTTCCCAAGAAATTCGTTTCACAAAAGAAGATGGAACCAATTACCCTGATTGGGAGGAAAAGACTTTGGGGGAGGTAGCTACTTTTTTTAACGGAAGAGCATATAAACAATCTGAATTGCTTGATAATGGTAAATATCCAGTATTAAGGGTTGGAAACTTCTTTTCAAACAATAGTTGGTATTACTCCGATTTAGAACTTGATAATAATAAATACTGCTCAGAAGGAGATTTATTATATGCTTGGTCAGCTTCTTTTGGTCCTAAAATTTGGAAAGGTGATAAAGTTATTTATCATTACCATATTTGGAAGGTTGAAGAAAAAGTTTTAATGAATAAAACATTCTTATACCATTTCTTAAATTTTAATACTGAAATAATTAAGAATAAAAGTGCTAATGGATTAGCTATGATGCATATTACAAAAGGCGCTATTGAAGCGTGGAATATTTTTATACCAAATTTAGATGAACAAATTAAAATCGCTGATTTTTTAACTGCCATCGACAACCAAATAGAAGCCATCAACAACCAAATCACAAAAACCGAAAACTATAAAAAAGGTCTGTTACAACAGATGTTTGTGTAA
- a CDS encoding type I restriction-modification system subunit M, translated as MSEEEKRILQSKLWGIADILRGKMNANQFQDYILGFIFYKYLSDKFLKEVNDILQPDGLSYDDIEEGTEQGEADLALLKEQMVEQIGFFLRPSELFSTIAKKGNAQQTNNDEVVDVFILDELEQVLRNIERSTLGTESQDDFDNLFYDIDLNSQKIGKTPNDRNQTISKIMNALESIDFELDNTDADVLGDAYEYLIGKFAEGAGQKAGEFYTPQQVSSILAKIVTVGKDRLKSVYDPTCGSGSLLLRVAKQVEHVGQFYGQEMNRTTYNLARMNMILHGKSYLEFDIKNEDTLERPQHRDKQFEAIVANPPFSANWSANPIFMDDERFAQFGALAPKGKADFAFVQHMYAQLADNGTLATVLPHGVLFRGSSEEKIRKHFIEELNAVDAIIGLPANIFFGTGIATCILVLKKHREHSDNILFIDASKGFEKQGNQNVLLAEHIDKIVEVYKNRTTEDKYSYVATLDEVRTNEYNLNIPRYVDTFEEEEVIDINAVAEEIKAIDVDLDVNQKIIADFCKQLNIKTPF; from the coding sequence ATGTCAGAAGAAGAAAAAAGAATCCTACAAAGTAAGCTTTGGGGAATAGCAGATATATTGAGAGGGAAAATGAATGCGAACCAATTCCAAGATTATATTTTGGGATTTATATTCTACAAATACCTTTCAGATAAATTTTTAAAAGAAGTAAACGACATCTTACAACCTGATGGATTATCGTACGATGATATTGAAGAAGGAACTGAACAAGGCGAAGCAGATTTAGCATTACTAAAAGAACAAATGGTAGAGCAAATTGGTTTCTTTTTACGCCCTTCAGAATTGTTTAGTACCATCGCCAAAAAAGGAAATGCACAGCAAACCAATAATGATGAGGTAGTTGATGTATTTATTTTAGACGAATTAGAGCAAGTTTTAAGAAACATCGAACGCAGTACGTTAGGAACTGAATCGCAAGATGATTTTGATAACTTATTTTATGATATTGATTTGAATTCGCAAAAGATTGGTAAAACACCAAACGACAGAAATCAAACGATATCTAAAATTATGAACGCTTTAGAAAGTATCGACTTCGAGTTAGACAACACTGATGCTGATGTCTTAGGGGATGCGTACGAGTACCTGATTGGTAAGTTTGCAGAAGGTGCGGGTCAAAAAGCGGGAGAATTCTATACGCCACAACAAGTATCTTCAATCTTAGCTAAGATTGTAACGGTAGGCAAAGACCGTTTAAAATCTGTTTACGACCCTACATGTGGTTCGGGTTCTTTGTTGTTGCGTGTTGCCAAACAAGTAGAACACGTAGGTCAGTTCTATGGACAAGAAATGAACAGAACAACGTACAACTTGGCTCGAATGAATATGATTTTACATGGTAAATCGTATTTAGAATTTGACATTAAAAACGAGGATACATTAGAACGCCCACAGCATCGAGATAAACAATTTGAAGCTATTGTTGCAAATCCTCCGTTTTCGGCTAATTGGAGTGCCAATCCAATTTTTATGGATGATGAACGTTTTGCACAATTTGGTGCATTAGCACCAAAAGGGAAAGCAGATTTTGCCTTTGTACAACATATGTATGCACAATTGGCTGATAACGGCACGTTAGCTACTGTTTTACCTCATGGGGTTTTGTTTAGAGGAAGTAGCGAAGAAAAAATCCGTAAACATTTTATCGAAGAACTTAATGCTGTAGATGCTATTATTGGTTTACCAGCCAACATCTTTTTTGGAACTGGGATTGCGACTTGTATTTTGGTACTTAAAAAACACCGAGAGCATAGCGACAACATTTTGTTTATTGATGCAAGTAAAGGGTTTGAAAAGCAAGGAAACCAAAATGTATTATTAGCCGAGCATATTGATAAAATTGTTGAGGTATATAAAAACCGTACTACAGAAGATAAATACAGCTATGTAGCGACTTTAGATGAAGTGCGTACAAACGAATACAATTTGAATATCCCTCGTTATGTAGATACGTTTGAGGAAGAAGAAGTTATTGATATTAATGCAGTAGCAGAAGAAATTAAAGCGATTGATGTGGATTTGGATGTAAACCAAAAAATAATTGCTGATTTCTGTAAACAACTGAACATTAAAACGCCTTTTTAA